The following are encoded together in the Humulus lupulus chromosome 5, drHumLupu1.1, whole genome shotgun sequence genome:
- the LOC133777884 gene encoding uncharacterized protein LOC133777884, protein MENGQNMNTSQTQDHFSMELVNERDDSKSHNDIVMRRMKNRERQRRYRARKRLEEDLKKSGMPSIIEQASTSPTSPIVELEPQSNGILSNYSARVQCRRNWKKDARRAHTSKDSEVYPNDSLITVPVFSSDSQVLDVSGTKAEFSRPDIGLDVVSHATPTQRTISGRRDWKAEARRKRN, encoded by the coding sequence ATGGAAAACGGACAAAATATGAACACTTCTCAAACACAAGATCATTTTAGCATGGAATTAGTTAATGAAAGAGATGACTCCAAGAGTCATAATGACATTGTGATGCGTCGCATGAAGAATCGAGAACGTCAGCGCAGATATAGAGCCCGGAAACGTCTTGAAGAAGATCTAAAGAAATCTGGTATGCCTAGCATCATTGAACAAGCAAGTACATCACCAACTTCACCTATAGTGGAACTGGAACCACAATCTAATGGCATCCTTAGCAACTATAGTGCTCGTGTGCAGTGTAGAAGGAACTGGAAAAAAGATGCAAGGAGGGCTCACACAAGTAAGGATTCAGAAGTTTATCCTAACGATAGTCTTATCACTGTTCCTGTTTTTAGCAGCGACAGTCAGGTCTTGGATGTCTCTGGGACTAAAGCAGAATTTTCCCGTCCTGATATAGGCCTCGACGTTGTCAGTCATGCAACGCCAACGCAGAGAACCATCTCTGGTCGAAGAGACTGGAAAGCAGAAGCAAGAAGGAAGCGAAATTGA